From a single Mesorhizobium shangrilense genomic region:
- a CDS encoding beta-1,6-N-acetylglucosaminyltransferase, whose product MTASLCSRSKSKGMRGFKSERRWRSCMIAFLVLVHDNPRQALALVESLRSSHARTFIHVDAKSDITQFQECAQAGAVLIEERKSVHWGGFSQVRAALALMRHALRDEIPFTHFALLSGSDYPIATVEAIASYLAAQDREFIDAEPVLEGPDSLPWQRMLKYQMEGGWRGAGLRGRIIREVNAHILSRLPNRDVRAIAGPVAFFRGSAYWILTREAVEAIFAFSRKHKSIVRLLSHSVCSDETFFHTAVMAGPRASHVAGTSTYAQWFPGSSGPTVVDDSLVDVVTAPGFHLASGGRRARPALFVRKLNGDDSGIRNRLDHYRTTRVLPTEPLPGRHG is encoded by the coding sequence TTGACAGCATCGCTGTGCAGTCGCAGCAAATCGAAAGGCATGAGGGGGTTCAAAAGCGAGAGACGATGGAGATCTTGCATGATTGCGTTTCTTGTCCTGGTTCACGACAATCCCAGACAGGCGCTGGCGCTGGTGGAAAGTCTTCGGTCATCGCACGCCCGCACGTTCATTCATGTCGATGCCAAGTCCGATATCACCCAGTTCCAGGAATGTGCCCAGGCTGGGGCCGTTCTGATCGAGGAGCGGAAAAGCGTGCATTGGGGCGGCTTTTCGCAAGTGCGCGCCGCCTTGGCGCTGATGCGGCACGCCCTGCGGGATGAGATTCCTTTCACCCATTTCGCGTTGCTCAGCGGCAGCGATTACCCGATCGCGACGGTCGAGGCCATTGCGAGCTACCTGGCTGCGCAGGATCGGGAGTTCATCGACGCTGAGCCGGTGTTGGAAGGGCCCGACAGTCTGCCGTGGCAGCGTATGCTCAAATACCAGATGGAAGGCGGCTGGCGCGGTGCCGGCCTGCGCGGGCGGATCATTCGCGAGGTCAATGCCCACATCCTGTCCCGCCTTCCCAACCGCGATGTCCGTGCCATAGCTGGTCCTGTGGCCTTCTTTCGCGGCAGTGCATACTGGATTCTGACACGGGAAGCGGTCGAAGCCATCTTCGCCTTCTCGCGGAAGCACAAATCCATCGTCCGGTTGTTGTCGCACAGCGTCTGTTCCGACGAAACGTTCTTTCACACCGCCGTCATGGCCGGCCCGCGTGCCTCCCATGTCGCTGGCACATCAACCTATGCACAATGGTTCCCTGGCAGCAGCGGACCGACCGTCGTCGATGACAGCCTTGTCGATGTCGTGACCGCGCCGGGCTTTCATCTGGCAAGCGGTGGGCGGAGAGCGCGCCCCGCCCTTTTCGTTCGCAAGTTGAACGGCGATGATAGCGGGATCCGAAACCGGTTGGATCACTACCGAACAACGCGTGTCCTTCCCACGGAACCTCTCCCGGGTAGGCATGGCTGA